Proteins from a genomic interval of Papaver somniferum cultivar HN1 chromosome 4, ASM357369v1, whole genome shotgun sequence:
- the LOC113273112 gene encoding glutamic acid-rich protein-like has translation MIITTLLTPLMDQSSKNAKKVMNGIHLDHSKASHDNFLKRKAEDEILAYYRQEMERFQRRKFAAEEKLRSCSDGVASDSDASEDETVWVPRERKIKPDRRTREIERLVEADLEAEREKEEYLDMMYSDLDERLDFINGPNSDSEGESDEDSSKDNNDEESDNSDKSDDESDTSDD, from the coding sequence atgattattacTACTCTTCTAACTCCTCTGATGGACCAATCATCAAAGAATGCTAAGAAAGTTATGAATGGTATACACCTCGATCATTCGAAAGCCTCTCATGATAACTTCTTGAAGAGAAAGGCTGAGGACGAGATTTTAGCTTATTATCGACAAGAGATGGAACGATTCCAGCGTAGGAAGTTTGCAGCTGAGGAGAAACTTCGATCTTGTTCTGACGGTGTAGCTTCGGATTCAGATGCTTCGGAAGATGAAACCGTGTGGGTGCCACGGGAGCGCAAAATTAAACCAGACCGACGTACCAGGGAGATTGAGCGATTGGTTGAAGCTGACCTCGAAGCTGAGCGTGaaaaagaagagtacttggatatGATGTATAGCGATCTTGATGAGAGACTAGACTTCATCAATGGTCCTAACAGTGACTCTGAGGGAGAATCTGATGAGGACTCTTCGAAAGACAataatgatgaagaatctgataattCTGACAAATCTGATGACGAATCCGATACATCTGATGATTAG